The Pagrus major chromosome 17, Pma_NU_1.0 genome includes a region encoding these proteins:
- the mrpl17 gene encoding large ribosomal subunit protein bL17m, with protein MRLTLQMLISHGRVARRMGLGPQSRINMLRNILTGLVRHERIETTAARADEVRFYAEKLVDYAKKGDTDEKAMKMASFWLTEKDLIPKLFKVLAPRFETHSNSYTRMARIPNRQNLDRAKMAVLEYKGNPFPPLFPVKKENELSLINQLLKGYREDRAQQLAARA; from the exons ATGCGACTCACGCTGCAAATGTTGATCTCCCACGGCCGGGTGGCCCGGAGGATGGGTCTGGGTCCGCAGTCCCGAATCAACATGCTGCGGAACATCTTGACAGGACTGGTCCGACACGAGAGGATAGAAACCACGGCGGCCCGAGCAGATGAAGTCCGCTTCTACGCCGAAAAG cTGGTTGACTACGCCAAAAAGGGAGACACTGATGAGAAGGCGATGAAAATGGCCAGTTTTTGGCTGACG GAAAAGGATCTAATCCCAAAGCTCTTCAAGGTCCTCGCTCCACGCTTTGAAACTCATTCAAATAGCTACACACGGATGGCACGCATCCCCAACAGACAGAACCTGGACAGAGCTAAGATGGCCGTCCTGGAGTACAAAGGCAACCCCTTCCCGCCTCTCTTTCCTGTGAAAAAAGAGAATGAACTCTCTCTCATTAACCAGCTGCTCAAAGGCTACAGAGAGGATAGGGCACAACAGTTAGCTGCTAGAGCTTAA
- the LOC141011930 gene encoding trypsin-2-like translates to MGPGKDLHLYPIMRSLVFALLLGAVFATEDDKIVGGHECKPHSQPHQVSLNSGYHFCGGSLVNENWVVSAAHCYKSKMDIVLGDHNRWFMDGNEQTIPAARVIPHPNYESWLVNNDIMLIKLSKPATINQYVQPVALPTSCARAGTMCTVSGWGVTMSSSADSNKLQCLDVPILSDEDCDNSYPGMITEAMFCAGYLEGGKDSCQGDSGGPVVCGGELQGVVSWGFGCAEKNHPGVYAKTCIFTDWLQSTMATY, encoded by the exons ATGGGTCCAGGAAAAGACTTGCATCTCTATCCAATCATGAGGTCTCTGGTCTTTGCTCTGCTCCTTGGAGCTGTAT TTGCCACAGAGGATGACAAGATTGTTGGAGGGCATGAGTGCAAGCCTCATTCTCAGCCCCATCAGGTGTCTCTGAACTCTGGCTACCACTTTTGTGGTGGCTCCCTGGTCAACGAGAACTGGGTGgtgtctgctgctcactgctaCAAATC caAAATGGACATTGTCCTTGGCGATCACAACCGTTGGTTCATGGATGGCAACGAACAAACCATTCCCGCTGCCCGTGTGATCCCTCATCCCAATTACGAGTCCTGGCTGGTCAACAACGACATCATGCTGATCAAGCTGAGCAAACCTGCCACCATCAACCAGTACGTGCAGCCTGTGGCTCTGCCAACTAGCTGTGCCCGAGCTGGCACCATGTGCACAGTCTCTGGATGGGGTGTGACTATGAGCTCCT CTGCTGACAGTAACAAGCTGCAGTGTCTGGACGTGCCCATCCTGTCTGATGAGGACTGTGACAACTCCTACCCTGGCATGATTACCGAGGCCATGTTCTGCGCTGGATACCTGGAGGGAGGCAAGGACTCCTGCCAg GGTGACTCAGGTGGTCCTGTCGTGTGTGGCGGTGAGCTGCAGGGTGTTGTGTCCTGGGGCTTTGGGTGCGCAGAGAAGAACCACCCCGGTGTCTACGccaag ACCTGCATTTTCACAGACTGGCTGCAGAGCACCATGGCCACTTACTGA
- the LOC141012160 gene encoding trypsin-1-like, producing MRCLVFVLLIGAAFALDDDKIVGGYECRAHSQPHQVSLNSGYHFCGGSLVNENWVVSAAHCYKSRVQVRLGEHDIYRNENTEQFIDSSRVIRHPNYNSWNIDNDVMLIKLSKPATLNSYVQPVALPTSCAPAGTMCLVSGWGNTMSSVSGDQLQCLEIPILSTRDCENSYPGMITDAMFCAGYLEGGKDSCQGDSGGPVVCNGQLQGVVSWGYGCAERDHPGVYAKVCIFTDWLKNTMASN from the exons ATGAGGTGTCTCGTCTTCGTTCTGCTCATCGGAGCTGCCT ttgcCTTGGATGACGACAAGATCGTCGGAGGATATGAGTGCAGGGCCCACTCCCAGCCCCATCAGGTGTCTCTGAACTCTGGCTACCACTTCTGTGGTGGCTCCCTGGTCAACGAGAACTGGGTtgtgtctgctgctcactgctaCAAGTC TCGTGTTCAGGTGCGCCTTGGAGAGCATGATATCTACCGCAACGAGAACACCGAGCAGTTCATCGACTCCTCCCGTGTCATCCGTCACCCCAACTACAACTCCTGGAACATCGACAATGACGTCATGCTGATCAAGCTGAGCAAGCCCGCCACCCTCAACTCATACGTGCAGCCTGTGGCTCTGCCCACCAGTTGTGCTCCCGCTGGCACCATGTGCTTGGTCTCTGGCTGGGGCAACACCATGAGCT CTGTTAGTGGCGACCAGCTGCAGTGTCTGGAGATCCCCATCCTGTCTACCAGGGACTGTGAGAACTCCTACCCCGGCATGATCACCGATGCCATGTTCTGCGCTGGATACCTGGAGGGAGGCAAGGACTCTTGCCAG GGTGACTCTGGTGGCCCTGTCGTGTGCAACGGTCAGCTGCAGGGTGTTGTGTCCTGGGGCTACGGATGTGCTGAGAGGGACCACCCTGGTGTCTACGCCAAG GTCTGCATCTTCACCGACTGGCTGAAGAACACCATGGCCAGCAATTAA
- the LOC141012161 gene encoding trypsin-2-like, which translates to MRCLVFVLLVGAAFALDDDKIVGGYECTAHSQPHQVSLNSGYHFCGGSLVNENWVVSAAHCYKFRVEVRLGEHDIYRNEGTEQFIRSARVIRHPNYSSYNINNDIMLIKLSEPATLNQYVQPVALPTKCAPAGTMCLVSGWGNTMSSVSGDQLQCLDLPILSTRDCENSYPGMITDAMFCAGYLEGGKDSCQGDSGGPVVCNGELQGVVSWGYGCAERDHPGVYAKVCLFNDWLETTMANY; encoded by the exons ATGAGGTGTCTCGTCTTCGTTCTGCTCGTCGGAGCTGCCT ttgcTCTGGATGACGACAAGATCGTCGGAGGGTATGAGTGCACAGCCCACTCCCAGCCCCATCAGGTGTCTCTGAACTCTGGCTACCACTTCTGTGGTGGCTCCCTTGTCAACGAGAACTGGGTtgtgtctgctgctcactgctaCAAGTT cCGTGTTGAGGTGCGTCTTGGAGAGCATGATATCTACCGCAATGAGGGCACCGAGCAGTTCATCAGATCCGCCCGTGTCATCCGCCACCCCAACTACAGCTCCTACAACATCAACAACGACATCATGCTGATCAAGCTGAGCGAGCCCGCCACCCTCAACCAGTACGTGCAGCCTGTGGCTCTGCCCACCAAGTGTGCCCCTGCTGGCACCATGTGCTTGGTCTCTGGCTGGGGTAACACCATGAGCT CTGTTAGCGGCGACCAGCTGCAGTGCCTGGACCTCCCCATCCTGTCTACCAGGGACTGTGAGAACTCCTACCCCGGCATGATCACTGATGCCATGTTCTGCGCTGGATACCTGGAGGGAGGCAAGGACTCTTGCCAG GGTGACTCTGGTGGCCCCGTCGTGTGCAACGGTGAGCTGCAGGGTGTTGTGTCCTGGGGCTACGGATGTGCTGAGAGGGACCACCCTGGTGTCTACGCCAAG GTCTGCCTCTTCAACGACTGGCTGGAGACAACCATGGCCAACTATTAA
- the LOC141012162 gene encoding trypsin-2-like: MRCLVFVLLVGAAFALDDDKIVGGYECTAHSQPHQVSLNSGYHFCGGSLVNENWVVSAAHCYKSRVEVRLGEHDIYRNEGTEQFIRSARVIRHPNYSSYNINNDIMLIKLSEPATLNQYVQPVALPTKCAPAGTMCKVSGWGNTMSSVSGDQLQCLDLPILSTRDCENSYPGMITDAMFCAGYLEGGKDSCQGDSGGPVVCNGELQGVVSWGYGCAERDHPGVYAKVCLFNDWLETTMANY; encoded by the exons ATGAGGTGTCTCGTCTTCGTTCTGCTCGTCGGAGCTGCCT ttgcTCTGGATGACGACAAGATCGTCGGAGGGTATGAGTGCACAGCCCACTCCCAGCCCCATCAGGTGTCTCTGAACTCTGGCTACCACTTCTGTGGTGGCTCCCTTGTCAACGAGAACTGGGTtgtgtctgctgctcactgctaCAAGTC cCGTGTCGAGGTGCGTCTTGGAGAGCATGATATCTACCGCAATGAGGGCACTGAGCAGTTCATCAGATCCGCCCGTGTCATCCGCCACCCCAACTACAGCTCCTACAACATCAACAACGACATCATGCTGATCAAGCTGAGCGAGCCTGCTACCCTCAACCAGTACGTGCAGCCTGTGGCTCTGCCCACCAAGTGTGCCCCCGCTGGCACCATGTGCAAAGTCTCTGGCTGGGGTAACACCATGAGCT CTGTTAGCGGCGACCAGCTGCAGTGCCTGGACCTCCCCATCCTGTCTACCAGGGACTGTGAGAACTCCTACCCCGGCATGATCACTGATGCCATGTTCTGCGCTGGATACCTGGAGGGAGGCAAGGACTCTTGCCAG GGTGACTCTGGTGGCCCCGTCGTGTGCAACGGTGAGCTGCAGGGTGTTGTGTCCTGGGGCTACGGATGTGCTGAGAGGGACCACCCTGGTGTCTACGCCAAG GTCTGCCTCTTCAACGACTGGCTGGAGACAACCATGGCCAACTATTAA